GAGGCTGCGCCAGTTCCGGCCCCGGACCGGGCCGCACGAGTACCGAGTCGTCCAGCCCCGCCACCCCCTGCGCCACACCTCTCTCACCGCCCCCGACCCCATCGGCCTGCTGCTCGGCGACCACGACGGGCTCAACCGGCTGGCCGGACTGTTCTCCTTCGCCGCCTACTCCCGCCACACCATCGTTCACGTCCCGCTGCGCGACGGAGTCCCGCCCGACGAGGGCTGGGGCGAGCGAGTCGACCTCGTCCTGGTCCACCACAGTCTCGGCCTGCGTGCCGGCCAGTGGCCCGAGCTGCGCCGGAAGCTCACCCACGCCACCCCGCTGACCGTAGGCACGGACGAGGCCCGCACCGCGCGGGACGCGGAGTCCTGGCGTGCCCGCCACTCACGCGCGGACGCCCGGGACGAGCTGCGGCACGCCACTCACGCCCGGACGTTCTTCCTCTTCGGCAGCAGAGACGTCTTCGCCCAGACGGCCACCGAGTTCGCCTACGCGGCCGGCTGGGGGCCGCGTCAGAAGCATGTCGCCGAGGGGCACATGGCGTTCATGACGGCCCTCACCCTGGCCGAGCCGCCGAACACCGGCGGGCATCCCCTGGAGGTGGACATCTGCTACAAGCCGTATCCGCCCTACGCGCACTTCAAGCAGCCGGGCGAGCGAGCCACTCGTCCACCCCGGCCAGCATGCTCGCCTTGACGCCCTCGGGCGCCGCGGAGGCCCGGATGGACTGCCGGGCCAGCTCCGCCAACTCCTGGTCCGTGAAGCCGTGGTGCTGCCGCGCGATCTCGTACTGGGCGGCCAGCCGCGATCCGAAGAGCAGCGGGTCGTCGGCGCCGAGCGCCATCGGGACGCCCGCCTCGAACATCGTCCGCAGCGGCACGTCCTCGGGCTTCTCGTAGACGCCCAGCGCCACGTTGGAGGCGGGGCAGACCTCGCACGTCACGCCCCGGTCGGCGAGCCGCTTCAGCAGCCGCGGGTCGTCCGCCGCGCGCACCCCGTGCCCGATCCGGTTCGCCTCCAGGTCGTCGAGACAGTCCCGTACCGACGACGGTCCGGCCAGCTCGCCACCGTGCGGCGCCGACAGCAGCCCGCCCTCGCGCGCGATGTTGAAGGCCCGGTCGAAGTCCCGTGCCATGCCCCGGCGTTCGTCGTTCGAGAGGCCGAAGCCGACCACGCCCTTGTCCGCGTAGCGCACCGCCAGCCGGGCCAGCGTGCGGGCGTCCAGCGGATGCTTCATCCGGTTCGCGGCGACCAGCACCCGCATCCCGAGCCCGGTCTCGCGCGAGGTCGTCTCCACCGCGTCCAGGATGATCTCCAGCGCAGGGATCAGCCCGCCGAGCCGTGGCGCGTACGACGTCGGGTCGACCTGGATCTCCAGCCACCTCGAGCCGTCGCGCACATCCTCCTCCGCGGCCTCCCGCACCAGCCGCCGGATGTCGTCGGGCTCGCGCAGACACGAGCGGGCCGCGTCGTACAGCCGCTGGAAACGGAACCAGCCCCGCTCGTCCGTCGCCCGCAGTTGCGGCGGTTCGCCGCTGGTCAGTGCTTCGGTCAGCGTCTCGGGCAGCCGTACTCCGTACTTGTCGGCCAGTTCCAGAACCGTCGCCGGGCGCATCGACCCGGTGAAGTGCAGGTGCAGATGGGCTTTCGGCAGCTCAGAGACATCACGTACACGCTCCATTCGAGGATCCTGCCGTACGTCACGGGTGTCCCGGTACCGCTTTCCCCTTTAGTGGTCTTGCTCGCACAAAAAAGCCACCCCCTCACGTGAGGGGGTGGCTTTGGTTTTCACGGCGGGCTCAGTCCTGCGCCTCCGCCAGCAGCTTCTGGATCCGCGAGACACCCTCGACGAGATCCTCGTCGCCCAGGGCGTACGACAGCCGCAGATAGCCCGGCGTACCGAAGGCCTCACCCGGGACGACCGCGACCTCGGACTCCTCGAGGATCAGCGCGGCCAGTTCGACCGTGTCCTGCGGGCGCTTGCCGCGGATCTCCTTGCCGAGCAGACCCTTGACCGACGGGTAGGCGTAGAAGGCGCCCTCGGGCTCCGGGCAGAGCACACCGTCGATCTCGTTGAGCATCCGCACGATCGTCTTGCGACGGCGGTCGAAGGCCTCCTTCATCTGCTCGACGGCCGACAGGTCGCCGGAGACCGCGGCCAGGGCAGCCACCTGGGCGACGTTGGAGACGTTCGACGTGGCGTGCGACTGGAGGTTCGTCGCGGCCTTGACCACGTCCTTCGGGCCGATGACCCAGCCCACGCGCCAGCCGGTCATCGCGTACGTCTTCGCGACGCCGTTGACCACGATCGTCCGGTCGGCCAGCTCCGGCACGACCACCGGCAGGGAGTGGAACTCCGCGTCGCCGTAGACGAGGTGCTCGTAGATCTCGTCGGTCAGGACCCACAGACCCTTGTCGGCGGCCCAGCGGCCGATCTCCTCGATCTGCGCGCGGGTGTAGACGGCGCCGGTCGGGTTGGAGGGGGAGACGAAGAGCAGGACCTTCGTGTTCTCCGTACGGGCCGCCTCCAGCTGTTCCACGGAGACCCGGTAGCCGGTCGTCTCGTCCGCGACGACCTCGACCGGGACACCGCCCGCGAGGCGGATCGACTCCGGATACGTCGTCCAGTACGGGGCCGGGACGATGACCTCGTCGCCCGGGTCGAGGATCGCGGCGAAGGCTTCGTAGATGGCCTGCTTGCCGCCGTTGGTCACCAGGACCTGGGAGGCGTCGACCTCGTAGCCGGAGTCGCGCAGCGTCTTCGCGGCGATCGCGGCCTTCAGCTCGGGCAGGCCGCCGGCCGGTGTGTAGCGGTGGTACTTCGGGTTCGAGCAGGCCTCGATGGCGGCCTGGACGATGTAGTCCGGGGTCGGGAAGTCGGGCTCACCGGCGCCGAAGCCGATCACCGGACGCCCGGCGGCCTTGAGGGCCTTGGCCTTGGCGTCCACGGCGAGGGTGGCGGACTCGGAGATCGCGCCGACTCGGGCGGAGACCCGGCGCGCGGTGGGAGGGGTTGCAGCGCTCATGGGCCCATCGTTCCAGACCGGAAACGCCAGCGGCACACGGGTTTCACAGACTGAACACGCACTGAACAACCGTCCGGATTCGCGCGATGGCCTGGGTGATCTTCGGCAGCCGTGCTGACGATCTTCCGTCGGCAAAGCCCGTACGGGCGCTTTCTGTTCGACGGGGGACTCCGGAACACGTACACTCTCACCTCGTTGGCCTCACAACGGCCGTACTCATCCGGTGCACACCGAGCACCCGGGCGGATGCGGTACGTTTGGGAGAACCACAAAGGGTCGTAGCTCAATTGGTAGAGCACCGGTCTCCAAAACCGGCGGTTGGGGGTTCAAGTCCCTCCGGCCCTGCTACACACACCGCCAGGATGTGTACGCATGTACGTACAGGTAATGCACCGCCGTGCGGCTCAGACCGGGCGCGGCACGGCCACGACCCGGGAACAGGTGAGGACGAATGGCGGATGCCGTGGGCTCCATCGACACGCCTGATGCCCAGGATGAGGCGTCAGAGTCGAAGAAGACCCGCAAGGGCGGTAAGCGTGCCAAGAAGGGCCCGCTGAAGCGTCTTGCCCTCTTCTACCGGCAGATCGTCGCGGAGCTTCGCAAGGTCGTCTGGCCTTCGCGGAGCCAGCTGACCACCTACACGACCGTGGTGATCGTCTTCGTGATCGTCATGATCGGCCTGGTCACCGTGATTGACTATGGACTCGACCACGCCGCCAAGTACGTTTTCGGCTGAGCAACGTTGCGAAGGGCGCCGCGGTTACCGGCGCCCCTTTCGCATGTTCCACCCCTATGTATCCAGGAAGAAGCAGCCACCGTGTCTGACCAGAACCTGAACGACGCCATCGAGCCGGACGAGTCCGTGGAAGACGAGCTCGACATCATCGAGGGCGCGGACGAGGACCTGGACGAGGTCGAGGCTGCCGACACCGAGGCGGGCGAGCCCGCCGAGGAAGCCGCTCTCCACGTCGAGGACGAGTCCGACGAAGACGCCGAGGCCGAGTCCGGCGGCGACATCGAAGCCGTCGAGGACGAGGAAGAGGACGCCGAGGAGGAGCCGGCCGAGCCGGTGGACCCCGTCGTCGCCCTGCGCGAGGAACTGCGCACCCTCCCCGGCGAGTGGTACGTCATCCACACCTACGCCGGTTACGAGAACCGCGTGAAGACCAACCTGGAACAGCGCGCCGTCTCGCTGAACGTCGAGGACTACATCTTCGCCGCCGAGGTGCCCCAGGAAGAGGTCGTCCAGATCAAGAACGGCGACCGCAAGACGATCCGTCAGAACAAGCTCCCCGGCTACGTGCTGGTGCGCATGGACCTGACGAACGAGTCCTGGGGCGTCGTCCGCAACACCCCCGGCGTCACCGGCTTCGTGGGCAACGCCTACGACCCGTACCCGCTGACCCTGGACGAGATCGTCAAGATGCTCGCCCCGGAGGCCGAGGAGAAGGCCGCCCGCGAGGCCGCCGAGGCCGAGGGCAAGCCCGCTCCGCAGCGCAAGGTCGAGGTCCAGGTGCTGGACTTCGAGGTCGGCGACTCGGTCACCGTCACCGACGGCCCGTTCGCCACGCTGCAGGCCACGATCAACGAGATCAACGCCGACTCGAAGAAGGTCAAGGGCCTCGTCGAGATCTTCGGCCGCGAGACGCCGGTCGAGCTCTCCTTCGACCAGATCCAGAAGAACTAGCTTCGTCTGGAGCACAAGCCTCCGAGCAGGTCAGACAGGCTTTCGCAGCCGGTCTGACCTGCTCGGTTTTTGGCCGCGCACAGATACCCGTTATCGTTGTGCGGTATGCCTCCATCCGGATCATCCGGACCGGACGGCTGAAAACTCTCACTAGGACCCGGAGAGAGCAATGCCTCCCAAGAAGAAGAAGGTCACGGGGCTCATCAAGCTCCAGATCAACGCCGGTGCGGCCAACCCCGCGCCGCCGGTCGGCCCCGCGCTCGGCCAGCACGGCGTCAACATCATGGAGTTCTGCAAGGCCTACAACGCCGCGACCGAGTCGCAGCGTGGCTGGGTGATCCCGGTGGAGATCACGGTCTACGAGGACCGCTCCTTCACCTTCATCACCAAGACGCCGCCGGCCGCGAAGATGATCCTCAAGGCCGCGGGTGTCGAGAAGGGCTCTGGCGAGCCGCACAAGACCAAGGTCGCCAAGATCACCGAGGCGCAGGTCCGCGAGATCGCCACGACCAAGCTTCCCGACCTGAACGCCAACGACCTGGACGCCGCGTCGAAGATCATCGCCGGCACCGCCCGCTCCATGGGCATCACGGTCGAGGGCTGAACCCCAGCCTCGTAGCACCTTCGTAGCACCGTGGCAGGGCCTGCTCGGCCCGTACCACGACTCCTCAAGACACTGGAGCAGTAGTGAGCAAGCGCAGCAAGTCCCTCCGCGCTGCGGACGCCAAGATCGACCGGGAAAAGCTCTACGCCCCGCTCGAGGCCGTCCGTCTCGCCAAGGAGACCTCCACGACCAAGTTCGACGGCACCGTCGAGGTCGCCTTCCGTCTGGGTGTCGACCCGCGTAAGGCCGACCAGATGGTCCGTGGCACCGTGAACCTTCCGCACGGCACCGGTAAGACCGCCCGGGTCCTGGTCTTCGCGACCGGCGACCGTGCCGAGGCCGCGCGTGCCGCGGGCGCCGACATCGTCGGCGCCGACGAGCTCATCGACGAGGTTTCGAAGGGCCGCCTGGACTTCGACGCCGTCGTCGCCACCCCGGACCTCATGGGCAAGGTCGGCCGCCTCGGCCGCGTGCTCGGTCCGCGTGGTCTGATGCCGAACCCGAAGACCGGCACCGTGACCCCGGACGTGACCAAAGCCGTCACCGAGATCAAGGGCGGCAAGATCGAGTTCCGCGTCGACAAGCACTCGAACCTGCACTTCATCATCGGCAAGACGTCGTTCGACGACGAGAAGCTGGTGGAGAACTACGGCGCCGCGCTGGAGGAGATCCTCCGTCTGAAGCCGTCCGCCGCCAAGGGCCGTTACATCAAGAAGGCCGCCGTCTCCACCACCATCGGTCCCGGCATCCCGGTCGACCCGAACCGCACCCGCAACCTCCTCGTCGAGGAGGACCCGGCCGCCGTCTGATCCGACGGCAGTCGCGTCGCGATACGCGTTCTTGAGGCGGGCCCCGCAACCTTTCGAGGTGCGGGGCCCGTCTCATTTCCCGGTACGTGTGTCAGTGCTCCGCGCTAACGTGCGGACACAGCAACCGCATTGGGGTGGGACGAATGAAGAGCACGACCATGCGCCGGACGGCTCTGGCGATCGCGACAGCGACCGCGCTGACCGGCCTGGCTGCCTGTACGTCCTCGGGTGACTCGGGAGGCTCCGGCGACGACAAGGCGTCCGGCAAGGACACGAGCGACCTCAGCCCCGTGGCGGCCCTGCGCTCCGCCGAGAAGTCCACCGAGGCCGCCGACTCCGCCAAGGTCGAGTCCACGACCACGGTGGGCACGATGATGTCCATGACCGCCGACGGGGCCCTCGGCTGGGGCGACGGCATCACCGGCACCATGACCATCGAGTACACCGGCGGCACCATGGCCGACACCATGCGCCAGCTGGGCAGCACGTCGATGGAGGCCCGCTATCTGCCCGACGCCTACTACGCGAAGATGGGCGACCAGTTCGCCGAGCAGGCCGGCGGCAAGCACTGGATCCGCTACGACTACGACGACCTCGCGGACCTCGGCGGCGGCTCCGGCGCCTACCTCCGCGACCAGATGCAGAACACCACGCCCAACCAGTCGGTGAAGCTGCTGCTGGCCTCCGGGGACGTGAAGAAGGTCGGCGCGGAGAAGGTCCGCGGCCAGGAGACCACGCACTACTCGGGCACCGTCGACGTCGCCGATCTCGCCGGCAAGAACTCCAGCCTCAGCGCGAGCCAGCTCGCCGACCTCAAGAAGCAGCTCGAACAGGCGGGCGTGACCACACAGCAGGTCGACATCTGGGTCGACGACCAGGATCTGCTGGTCAAGAAGGTCGAGAAGGGCAAGATGGCCACCGGAGACCTGACCCAGACCGCCTACTACAGCGACTA
Above is a window of Streptomyces sp. NBC_00490 DNA encoding:
- the nusG gene encoding transcription termination/antitermination protein NusG is translated as MSDQNLNDAIEPDESVEDELDIIEGADEDLDEVEAADTEAGEPAEEAALHVEDESDEDAEAESGGDIEAVEDEEEDAEEEPAEPVDPVVALREELRTLPGEWYVIHTYAGYENRVKTNLEQRAVSLNVEDYIFAAEVPQEEVVQIKNGDRKTIRQNKLPGYVLVRMDLTNESWGVVRNTPGVTGFVGNAYDPYPLTLDEIVKMLAPEAEEKAAREAAEAEGKPAPQRKVEVQVLDFEVGDSVTVTDGPFATLQATINEINADSKKVKGLVEIFGRETPVELSFDQIQKN
- the secE gene encoding preprotein translocase subunit SecE, producing the protein MADAVGSIDTPDAQDEASESKKTRKGGKRAKKGPLKRLALFYRQIVAELRKVVWPSRSQLTTYTTVVIVFVIVMIGLVTVIDYGLDHAAKYVFG
- a CDS encoding pyridoxal phosphate-dependent aminotransferase translates to MSAATPPTARRVSARVGAISESATLAVDAKAKALKAAGRPVIGFGAGEPDFPTPDYIVQAAIEACSNPKYHRYTPAGGLPELKAAIAAKTLRDSGYEVDASQVLVTNGGKQAIYEAFAAILDPGDEVIVPAPYWTTYPESIRLAGGVPVEVVADETTGYRVSVEQLEAARTENTKVLLFVSPSNPTGAVYTRAQIEEIGRWAADKGLWVLTDEIYEHLVYGDAEFHSLPVVVPELADRTIVVNGVAKTYAMTGWRVGWVIGPKDVVKAATNLQSHATSNVSNVAQVAALAAVSGDLSAVEQMKEAFDRRRKTIVRMLNEIDGVLCPEPEGAFYAYPSVKGLLGKEIRGKRPQDTVELAALILEESEVAVVPGEAFGTPGYLRLSYALGDEDLVEGVSRIQKLLAEAQD
- a CDS encoding adenosine deaminase, producing MERVRDVSELPKAHLHLHFTGSMRPATVLELADKYGVRLPETLTEALTSGEPPQLRATDERGWFRFQRLYDAARSCLREPDDIRRLVREAAEEDVRDGSRWLEIQVDPTSYAPRLGGLIPALEIILDAVETTSRETGLGMRVLVAANRMKHPLDARTLARLAVRYADKGVVGFGLSNDERRGMARDFDRAFNIAREGGLLSAPHGGELAGPSSVRDCLDDLEANRIGHGVRAADDPRLLKRLADRGVTCEVCPASNVALGVYEKPEDVPLRTMFEAGVPMALGADDPLLFGSRLAAQYEIARQHHGFTDQELAELARQSIRASAAPEGVKASMLAGVDEWLARPAA
- the rplA gene encoding 50S ribosomal protein L1; the encoded protein is MSKRSKSLRAADAKIDREKLYAPLEAVRLAKETSTTKFDGTVEVAFRLGVDPRKADQMVRGTVNLPHGTGKTARVLVFATGDRAEAARAAGADIVGADELIDEVSKGRLDFDAVVATPDLMGKVGRLGRVLGPRGLMPNPKTGTVTPDVTKAVTEIKGGKIEFRVDKHSNLHFIIGKTSFDDEKLVENYGAALEEILRLKPSAAKGRYIKKAAVSTTIGPGIPVDPNRTRNLLVEEDPAAV
- the rplK gene encoding 50S ribosomal protein L11; amino-acid sequence: MPPKKKKVTGLIKLQINAGAANPAPPVGPALGQHGVNIMEFCKAYNAATESQRGWVIPVEITVYEDRSFTFITKTPPAAKMILKAAGVEKGSGEPHKTKVAKITEAQVREIATTKLPDLNANDLDAASKIIAGTARSMGITVEG